AAGTACGCGGAGGAGCACAACAAGCCGCTCATCAAGGTGAAAGACGCCCTCTCCATCGGGACGATCCTCAAGTAACAAGTCGGTTCGAATAAGAAGGAAAACTGCGGGGGGGGGCTAGCGTGAGCTCCTCCCGCTTTATGTGACGCGAAAGGAATAATAAACATGACAATGTTTCAACATTCCGGCCTCGTGCTGGTTGTTCTCGTGCTGGCGTTTGCCCTCTGCAAGAAGGGGCGGCTCAGCACAGAGCTTTCCATGTTCGTGGCCACCTTGTTCGGGCTGATCGCGCATGTGGTGCTTCCGAAGGGCGTCGACCCCCGGTCGGCGTTGCCGTTCGTTGAGATGATCCGGCACGTCGTCGAGGGCACCTGCACGTACTACGACGTGTGTCTGATCTTCCTGTCGGCGACGTTCTTCATGACGCTTTATAAGGAGTCCGGCGGCGTGGCGTTCATCGTCCGTCGGATCGTCGTGGCGTTCCACAGCAAGAGAACGGTCTGTCTGCTTCTTTTGACGGCCGTTATGTTGGTTCCCGGCGCGATCACCGGTTCAGGCGCGACGACCGTTCTGACCGTCGGCGCGCTGGTCGGCTCGGTTCTGATGGCCATGGGCGTGTCGCCCGAGCGGCGCGTGTCCCTTGTGTTCGTCTTGGCAGCGATGAGCGCGGCCTGCCCGCCGATCAACCTGTGGGCGATGATGGCTGCGGCCGGGGCCAACATGCCTTACGTCGGGTTCGGTCTGCCTCTGGCAGTGCTGTCAATCGTGGGCGCTCTGTTTGCCACGTTCTACCTGGCCGGGCGAGGGAAGCCAGTTGACCTTGATAAGGTGCTGACTGAGCTGCCTGAGGTTCCCGAAG
This is a stretch of genomic DNA from Jonquetella anthropi DSM 22815. It encodes these proteins:
- a CDS encoding C4-dicarboxylate ABC transporter, translating into MTMFQHSGLVLVVLVLAFALCKKGRLSTELSMFVATLFGLIAHVVLPKGVDPRSALPFVEMIRHVVEGTCTYYDVCLIFLSATFFMTLYKESGGVAFIVRRIVVAFHSKRTVCLLLLTAVMLVPGAITGSGATTVLTVGALVGSVLMAMGVSPERRVSLVFVLAAMSAACPPINLWAMMAAAGANMPYVGFGLPLAVLSIVGALFATFYLAGRGKPVDLDKVLTELPEVPEGWNWFKAGFPFVVLIALVLAGRLLPFTFPILGLPLIFILSGVALYLVAPKRPNPFTVATTTVHNLQGLVGIMVVVGALNQIMCLSGARGLVSLGIVILPMAVLFGVLWIILPISEGVLQYAVAPLIGVPLIMLFNMMGYDPVISLAAWSVMWPLGDCLPPTAVVGRAAQMELEYKGGYFSGVVRPAIVPMLFILALCTVVMIYSSRIGALIGG